The following proteins are encoded in a genomic region of Methylobacterium tardum:
- a CDS encoding IS5 family transposase: protein MVAPYLTLLREDAGQREHASREVFNGLRYVVRSGCPWRLMPHDLPPWFVVYQQAQRWLSAGCFEQRAEDLRAVLRLAAGRAPEPAAAVLDSRTLRSSPESGARAGYHGAKRKKGSKLHMAVDTLGHLLALHVTPADADDRAQMGRLAKAVQVATGESVEVAFVDQGYTGEKPATAAREHGIALEVVKLPEAKRGFVLLPRRWVVERSFAWATRFRRLVKDYERYASALADLHLVAFVCLMLRQAAQLATGS from the coding sequence CTGGTCGCGCCCTACCTGACGCTGCTGCGCGAGGATGCCGGTCAGCGCGAGCATGCGTCGCGCGAGGTGTTCAACGGGCTGCGCTACGTCGTCAGGAGCGGCTGCCCGTGGCGGCTGATGCCGCACGACCTGCCGCCTTGGTTTGTCGTGTATCAGCAGGCCCAGCGCTGGTTATCAGCTGGCTGCTTCGAGCAACGGGCCGAGGATCTGCGCGCGGTGCTGCGCCTCGCTGCGGGTCGTGCGCCGGAGCCGGCGGCGGCTGTGCTCGACAGCCGGACTTTGCGCTCCTCGCCCGAGAGCGGCGCGCGGGCCGGCTACCATGGGGCCAAGCGCAAGAAGGGCTCGAAGCTGCACATGGCGGTGGACACCCTCGGCCATCTCCTGGCGCTGCACGTCACGCCCGCCGATGCCGATGATCGGGCCCAGATGGGCCGGCTCGCCAAGGCCGTGCAGGTGGCGACCGGTGAGAGCGTCGAGGTCGCCTTTGTCGATCAGGGCTACACCGGTGAGAAGCCGGCCACGGCAGCCCGCGAGCATGGCATCGCACTGGAGGTGGTGAAGCTGCCCGAGGCCAAGCGCGGCTTCGTGCTGCTCCCACGCCGTTGGGTCGTGGAGCGCTCCTTTGCCTGGGCCACCCGCTTCCGCAGGCTCGTCAAAGATTACGAGCGCTATGCCAGCGCCCTGGCAGACCTGCACCTCGTCGCCTTCGTCTGCCTCATGCTCAGACAAGCAGCTCAACTCGCCACAGGTTCATAA
- a CDS encoding response regulator: MSADCTTSIPVVLVVEDGGLVRMMAVDMLEDAGFEVVEAATADAALTILETDPAIAVLFTDIDMPGSMSGLDLADRVAERWPHIRLVVTSGRFRLTNQEVPDSGWFVPKRYHADQVLHAVEKAGRA, encoded by the coding sequence ATGTCGGCCGATTGCACCACCTCCATACCCGTCGTGCTGGTTGTCGAGGACGGGGGCTTGGTCCGCATGATGGCCGTCGACATGCTGGAGGATGCCGGCTTTGAGGTAGTCGAGGCCGCGACCGCCGATGCCGCGCTGACCATCCTTGAGACCGATCCAGCCATCGCTGTCTTGTTCACCGACATCGACATGCCAGGCTCGATGTCGGGTTTGGATCTGGCCGACCGCGTCGCCGAGCGCTGGCCGCACATCCGCCTGGTGGTTACCTCCGGGCGTTTCAGGTTGACCAACCAGGAGGTGCCGGACTCGGGCTGGTTCGTGCCGAAGCGGTACCATGCAGACCAGGTGCTACACGCTGTCGAAAAAGCGGGCCGTGCCTGA
- a CDS encoding DUF6894 family protein has translation MPRFYIDTDDGRSAVIDEDGAEFRDLAGAEDEAMRSLP, from the coding sequence ATGCCCCGCTTCTACATCGATACGGACGACGGAAGATCTGCGGTCATCGACGAGGATGGTGCAGAATTTCGGGATCTAGCCGGCGCCGAGGATGAGGCGATGCGCTCGCTGCCTTGA
- a CDS encoding Crp/Fnr family transcriptional regulator codes for MTERWSDATGNPFLRKLEGFVPLPETDSTLLLQASQNAQEVSAGTDLIREGDPPAGLFLILEGFACRYKLRDNGTRQIMAYLVPGDAGDPDVSLLKAMDHSIRTLSDCKVVQIAPGTARELLERPAIASALRKSALVDEATLREWLLNVGRRSAVERLAHLFCEVHLRLQAVGLADESRFELPLTRQDLADTTGQTSVHVNRALWELSEKGLIELGHGHLTILDLPRLKQLAEFKPGYLHLGEQAAA; via the coding sequence ATGACGGAGCGCTGGTCAGATGCGACGGGCAATCCCTTCCTGCGCAAGCTGGAGGGCTTCGTGCCGCTTCCGGAGACAGACAGCACACTCCTGCTGCAGGCCAGTCAGAACGCGCAGGAGGTGTCGGCCGGAACGGACCTGATCCGGGAAGGTGATCCGCCTGCCGGCTTGTTCCTGATCCTGGAGGGGTTCGCCTGCCGCTACAAGCTGCGGGACAACGGTACGCGCCAGATCATGGCGTACCTCGTGCCGGGCGACGCGGGTGATCCCGATGTGTCGCTGCTGAAAGCCATGGATCACTCGATCCGCACCCTGTCCGACTGCAAGGTGGTGCAGATCGCGCCAGGGACCGCTCGAGAGCTGTTGGAGCGTCCGGCTATCGCCTCGGCGCTGCGGAAGTCCGCGCTGGTGGACGAGGCGACCCTGCGCGAGTGGCTGCTCAACGTCGGCCGTCGCTCGGCGGTGGAACGGCTGGCGCACCTGTTCTGCGAAGTGCACCTGCGCCTGCAGGCGGTCGGCCTAGCTGATGAGAGCCGCTTCGAGCTGCCACTTACCCGGCAGGACCTCGCCGACACCACAGGCCAGACCAGCGTGCACGTGAACCGTGCCCTCTGGGAACTGAGCGAAAAAGGGCTGATTGAACTGGGGCACGGGCACCTAACAATCCTGGACCTACCGCGCCTCAAGCAGCTAGCGGAGTTCAAGCCAGGGTACCTACACTTGGGGGAACAAGCCGCAGCATGA
- a CDS encoding PAS domain S-box protein, whose translation MSAVEKLCDRDLAGSGLVGLACGSRGADGTVAEWRAVLERQSGRNDRGRRLWKRVHAVESCANFPDQLIGFRASSCLAGAQRPAHSHRMPEIATSAFPHFLEGGGQMGAMMRAHDWSSSSLGPPTEWPASLCSTVSLLLGSRFPMFTAFGAELGFLYNDAYAEILGGKHPAALGARFQDVWREIWSDIVPLVEKALSGEPTWVEDMPLSMNRHGHDELTWFTFSYSPVRNEDGTVAGMFCACTETTGRLRAEERLRESEQQLRLATEAGEIGLWDVDEVNDTLFWQPCVKAMFGISPDVPVSMADYYAGLHPDDREATSAAYAATKDPASPALYDVEYRTIGREDGRVRWVAATGRGLFADGRCVRVIGTARDITARKQAEAASFERDARLQAVFSQAGAGFAMTDLAGGITEANDAYCKIVGRARGELLGLTMQDITHPDDLTRNIPLLQAVRLEGTGFDIEKRYLRPDGEVVWVRNSVTPVRADDGTISAVLIVSVDITDRVHADSALRESEARQRALIEGVPQLVWRAVGVGHWTWASPQWTAFTGQPEPESRGFGWLEPMHPDDRPRALSAWSQAPRTGSLDVEYRLRNAAEDRYRWFQTRAVPVRDANGAILEWFGTSTDIGDLRRLQEQQQVMVAELQHRTRNLIAVVTSIAKETLAQTGPGQAFVAQFQDRLAALSRVQGLLSRSNETPITIEALVRMELDALGVGDLHATLRGPPVSLRPSMVQTLALAIHELATNARKHGALATPGGCLTVNWSKRIEDGSARQRCWLVMDWRETSAQPALQEAERPEHRGYGRELIEDALPFALGARTRFELDADGVRCRIELPLDKRGSTET comes from the coding sequence GTGAGCGCAGTCGAAAAGCTGTGCGACCGCGACCTGGCGGGTTCAGGTCTTGTCGGGCTCGCGTGTGGGAGCCGCGGTGCCGACGGAACCGTCGCCGAGTGGCGTGCCGTTCTCGAGCGGCAGTCCGGCCGGAACGATCGGGGCCGCCGGCTCTGGAAGCGTGTGCACGCTGTCGAGTCGTGCGCGAACTTCCCGGATCAGTTGATCGGCTTCCGTGCTTCGTCATGCCTTGCCGGAGCGCAACGGCCCGCCCACTCTCACCGCATGCCTGAGATTGCCACATCCGCATTCCCGCACTTCCTCGAAGGCGGCGGGCAGATGGGCGCGATGATGCGCGCGCACGACTGGTCGAGCTCATCCCTCGGCCCGCCCACGGAATGGCCGGCGTCCTTGTGCTCGACCGTGAGCCTGTTGCTCGGCTCGCGGTTCCCGATGTTCACCGCATTCGGGGCTGAGCTCGGCTTCCTCTACAACGACGCTTACGCCGAGATCCTCGGCGGCAAGCACCCCGCCGCGCTCGGTGCGCGGTTCCAAGACGTCTGGCGGGAGATCTGGTCCGACATCGTGCCGCTGGTCGAAAAGGCACTGTCTGGCGAGCCGACATGGGTCGAGGACATGCCGCTGAGCATGAACCGGCATGGTCATGACGAGCTGACGTGGTTCACCTTCTCCTACTCGCCGGTGCGCAATGAGGATGGCACCGTTGCCGGCATGTTCTGCGCCTGCACCGAGACGACCGGGCGGCTGCGTGCCGAGGAGCGGCTGCGCGAGAGCGAGCAGCAACTCCGGCTGGCTACAGAGGCAGGCGAGATCGGCCTGTGGGATGTGGACGAGGTCAACGACACCCTGTTCTGGCAGCCCTGCGTCAAGGCGATGTTCGGGATCTCGCCCGACGTGCCGGTCTCGATGGCTGACTACTACGCCGGTCTGCATCCGGACGATCGCGAGGCGACGAGTGCGGCTTACGCCGCCACCAAGGATCCTGCCAGCCCTGCCCTATACGACGTGGAGTACCGCACGATCGGCAGGGAAGACGGGCGCGTCCGCTGGGTCGCCGCGACGGGGCGGGGCCTATTTGCGGATGGGCGATGCGTGCGCGTGATCGGCACCGCCCGGGACATCACCGCGCGCAAACAGGCCGAAGCTGCGAGTTTCGAGCGAGATGCGCGGCTACAAGCCGTCTTCTCTCAAGCCGGTGCGGGGTTCGCGATGACCGACCTCGCCGGTGGCATCACCGAGGCGAACGACGCCTACTGCAAGATCGTCGGTCGAGCCCGTGGCGAACTGCTCGGCCTGACCATGCAGGACATCACGCATCCGGACGATCTGACACGTAACATCCCCTTGCTCCAGGCAGTGCGGCTCGAGGGGACCGGCTTCGATATCGAGAAGCGGTATCTGCGTCCCGACGGCGAGGTGGTCTGGGTGCGCAACAGCGTAACGCCCGTGCGCGCCGACGACGGCACGATCTCCGCCGTCCTGATCGTCAGCGTCGACATTACCGACCGGGTCCATGCGGACTCCGCCCTGCGCGAGAGCGAGGCCCGCCAGCGCGCGCTGATCGAGGGCGTTCCGCAACTCGTCTGGCGCGCCGTCGGCGTCGGGCACTGGACCTGGGCGAGCCCGCAGTGGACGGCATTCACAGGTCAGCCGGAGCCGGAGAGCCGTGGATTCGGGTGGCTGGAGCCGATGCACCCGGACGACCGTCCGCGTGCCTTGAGTGCCTGGTCTCAGGCTCCCCGAACCGGTTCCTTGGACGTCGAGTATCGCCTGCGCAACGCCGCCGAGGATCGCTACCGCTGGTTCCAGACCCGTGCCGTGCCTGTGCGGGATGCGAACGGCGCGATCTTGGAGTGGTTTGGCACCTCGACGGACATCGGCGACCTGCGCCGCCTGCAGGAGCAGCAGCAGGTGATGGTCGCCGAGCTCCAGCACCGGACCCGCAACCTGATCGCCGTCGTCACCAGTATCGCGAAGGAGACCTTGGCGCAGACCGGTCCCGGACAAGCCTTCGTCGCACAATTCCAGGATCGTCTCGCGGCGCTGTCGCGGGTTCAGGGCCTTCTCTCCCGCTCGAACGAGACGCCGATCACGATCGAAGCGCTGGTGCGCATGGAACTCGACGCCCTCGGCGTGGGTGACCTGCACGCCACTTTGCGCGGCCCTCCCGTGTCTCTTCGCCCCTCGATGGTGCAGACGCTGGCTCTGGCTATCCACGAGCTGGCGACGAACGCTCGCAAGCATGGCGCGCTCGCCACGCCGGGAGGATGTCTTACGGTGAACTGGTCGAAGCGCATCGAAGACGGGTCTGCGCGCCAGAGATGCTGGTTAGTGATGGACTGGCGCGAGACCAGTGCTCAGCCGGCGCTTCAGGAGGCCGAACGCCCGGAGCACCGTGGCTACGGCCGGGAACTGATCGAAGATGCACTGCCGTTCGCGCTCGGCGCGCGCACCCGGTTCGAACTGGATGCCGACGGCGTGCGTTGCCGGATCGAGTTGCCGCTCGACAAGCGCGGCAGCACGGAGACCTGA
- a CDS encoding response regulator, producing MSSSAASLAGRAILLVEDDYFIVKDLRRQFERDGATVIGPASNVPDALDLVRLSPRIDAAVLDINLQGEMVFPVADALAERGVPFVFATGYDAAVIPPQHGAIRHCSKPVNPSSLAEVLFG from the coding sequence GTGTCATCGTCCGCCGCTTCTCTCGCCGGTCGTGCAATCCTGCTCGTCGAGGACGACTACTTCATCGTGAAGGATCTGCGCCGCCAGTTCGAGCGTGACGGTGCGACCGTCATTGGCCCGGCCTCGAACGTTCCGGACGCGCTCGACCTGGTCCGACTGTCGCCCCGGATCGATGCCGCGGTGCTCGACATCAACCTTCAGGGCGAGATGGTGTTTCCGGTCGCCGACGCGCTCGCCGAACGTGGCGTGCCGTTCGTGTTTGCAACCGGTTACGATGCGGCCGTGATCCCGCCGCAGCATGGCGCGATCCGGCATTGCAGCAAGCCCGTCAATCCGAGCAGCCTCGCGGAGGTACTGTTTGGCTGA
- a CDS encoding DUF6538 domain-containing protein: MRQMVGLVQRPGIFYCRRTIPEALRANMPAVLGTAGPGIFGEEAPVSLKGSRAGREFRVSLGTRDRDEARVRAPQPNSTSARLLGLTGLLQCRIAPCCGGITAAS, translated from the coding sequence ATGAGGCAGATGGTGGGCTTGGTCCAGCGTCCGGGCATCTTCTATTGCCGCCGCACCATTCCGGAAGCGCTGCGCGCGAACATGCCGGCGGTGCTTGGTACTGCAGGGCCCGGGATCTTCGGCGAGGAGGCCCCCGTCTCGCTGAAGGGAAGCCGAGCCGGTCGCGAGTTTCGGGTTAGCCTCGGCACCCGCGACCGGGATGAGGCGAGGGTGCGAGCGCCTCAGCCAAACAGTACCTCCGCGAGGCTGCTCGGATTGACGGGCTTGCTGCAATGCCGGATCGCGCCATGCTGCGGCGGGATCACGGCCGCATCGTAA
- a CDS encoding Rrf2 family transcriptional regulator: MRLTRYTDYALRTLIYVGLHEPRQSSIAEIARAYGISESHLTKVVHQLGRLGLIRTIRGRGGGLRLARAPGEIVVGAVVRQTEDDLALVECFSGGACAITAPCRLRRILGEALSAFLAVLDRYTLADLIEDPEGRDIAKLLGLHQDGDEFAPVATA; the protein is encoded by the coding sequence ATGCGCCTGACCCGCTATACGGACTACGCCCTGCGCACACTGATCTACGTCGGCCTGCACGAGCCGCGGCAGAGTTCGATCGCCGAGATCGCGCGCGCCTACGGCATCTCGGAGAGCCACCTGACCAAGGTGGTGCATCAGCTTGGACGTCTGGGCTTGATCCGCACCATCCGGGGCCGGGGCGGCGGGCTGCGGCTCGCCAGGGCGCCGGGCGAGATCGTGGTCGGCGCGGTCGTGCGCCAGACGGAGGACGATCTCGCCTTGGTCGAGTGCTTCTCGGGTGGCGCTTGCGCGATCACGGCACCATGCCGTTTGCGACGCATTCTGGGAGAGGCTCTGTCGGCGTTCCTCGCGGTGCTCGACCGCTACACGCTCGCGGACCTGATCGAAGACCCTGAAGGCCGCGACATCGCCAAGCTGTTAGGGCTCCATCAGGACGGCGACGAATTCGCACCTGTTGCGACGGCCTAG
- the hmpA gene encoding NO-inducible flavohemoprotein: MPNPLSPATIAIIKATVPALEAHGLTITKRMYERLFQDAAIRDLFNQSHHGETGSQPKALAKAVLAYARNIDNLGVLAGAVERIAQKHVALNILPEHYPYVADALLGAIGDVLGEAATPEICAAWGEAYWFLAELLIGREATIYRDLSAKPGGWNGWRDFVVESVAQESEMISSFVLAPVDGGPVLRHRPGQYLGFLFNLPGHGVLKRNYSISCAPNDRAYRITVKREGRADEPAGIVSNWLHDHARYGTVLRAAPPAGDFFLDQASNAPVVLVSGGVGLTPMMSMLETITAATPERPTWYVHGALNGRVHAMRDHAKALTAGNENVRLHTFYAEPEAQDRQGEHYDAAGLISADWLVAQTPREEATYYLCGPKPFLSALVNGLQRQGIPAERIRFEFFGPADELIEEPRQAA; the protein is encoded by the coding sequence ATGCCCAACCCGCTCAGCCCTGCCACCATAGCCATCATCAAGGCCACCGTGCCGGCCCTCGAGGCGCACGGCCTGACGATCACGAAGCGCATGTACGAGCGCCTCTTCCAGGACGCAGCGATCCGCGACCTCTTCAACCAGTCCCACCACGGCGAGACCGGCTCGCAACCGAAGGCCCTGGCCAAGGCGGTGCTGGCCTATGCCCGCAACATCGACAATCTCGGCGTCCTCGCCGGAGCGGTCGAGCGCATCGCGCAGAAGCATGTCGCGCTGAACATCCTGCCGGAGCACTATCCCTACGTGGCCGACGCGCTGCTCGGCGCCATCGGCGACGTGCTCGGCGAGGCCGCCACGCCGGAGATCTGCGCGGCCTGGGGTGAGGCGTACTGGTTCCTGGCGGAGCTGCTGATCGGCCGCGAGGCCACGATCTACCGCGATTTGTCGGCCAAGCCGGGGGGCTGGAACGGCTGGCGCGATTTCGTGGTCGAGAGCGTCGCGCAGGAGAGCGAGATGATCAGCTCCTTCGTCCTAGCCCCGGTTGACGGGGGCCCGGTGCTGCGGCACCGGCCCGGGCAGTACCTAGGCTTCCTGTTCAACCTGCCGGGCCACGGGGTGTTGAAGCGGAACTACTCGATCTCCTGCGCGCCGAACGACCGGGCGTACCGCATCACCGTCAAGCGTGAGGGCCGGGCAGACGAACCCGCCGGGATCGTCTCGAACTGGCTGCACGATCATGCCAGATACGGGACGGTTCTTCGCGCGGCACCGCCAGCCGGTGACTTCTTCCTCGACCAGGCGTCGAACGCCCCCGTCGTGCTCGTCAGCGGAGGCGTCGGGCTGACGCCGATGATGAGCATGCTGGAGACGATCACAGCGGCGACACCTGAGCGGCCAACCTGGTACGTTCACGGGGCACTCAACGGTCGTGTGCACGCGATGCGTGATCACGCGAAGGCGCTGACCGCCGGCAACGAGAACGTCCGTTTGCACACCTTCTACGCGGAGCCGGAAGCGCAGGATCGGCAGGGCGAGCACTACGATGCGGCCGGCTTGATCAGCGCAGACTGGCTCGTGGCACAGACGCCCCGCGAGGAGGCGACCTACTATCTCTGCGGTCCCAAGCCGTTCCTCAGCGCGCTTGTGAATGGGCTTCAGCGTCAGGGCATTCCGGCCGAGCGCATCCGGTTCGAGTTCTTCGGTCCGGCGGATGAGCTGATCGAAGAGCCGCGGCAAGCCGCCTGA
- a CDS encoding 5-formyltetrahydrofolate cyclo-ligase yields the protein MAGRSTKPPEMPSDSAAPERPEFGEYSSPPCFMHELDPDFVSPKIERRPSEPCASEVSASDWPSVRRWRKETRTALIERRVSISAQDRAAWSARIGQALRAALPSASGTLIGLYWPFRGEFDVRPLLTGMREEGARLALPIVVEKGHPLQFRTWSPGDRMTRGVWNIPIPAEGEAVDPDVLIAPLVGFDPARYRLGYGGGFYDRTIASRPTKPLVIGVGFALARLATIYPQAHDVPMDIIVTEDGVWPDTDQP from the coding sequence ATGGCTGGGCGTTCAACCAAACCGCCTGAGATGCCGTCGGATTCTGCGGCTCCCGAACGCCCTGAGTTCGGCGAGTACAGCTCTCCACCCTGTTTCATGCATGAGCTCGATCCCGACTTCGTCAGCCCGAAGATCGAGAGGCGACCTTCCGAACCGTGCGCCTCTGAAGTCTCAGCATCCGACTGGCCGAGCGTGCGGCGGTGGCGAAAGGAGACCCGCACCGCCCTGATCGAGCGGCGGGTCAGCATCTCTGCCCAGGATCGCGCTGCTTGGAGCGCGCGCATCGGGCAAGCTCTCCGAGCCGCTCTACCCTCGGCATCAGGCACCTTGATCGGCCTCTACTGGCCCTTCAGGGGCGAGTTCGATGTCAGACCCCTCCTCACAGGGATGCGTGAAGAGGGAGCACGACTCGCGCTTCCGATCGTCGTGGAGAAGGGGCACCCCCTCCAGTTTCGAACTTGGTCGCCAGGTGACCGCATGACTCGCGGCGTCTGGAACATTCCCATTCCCGCCGAGGGCGAGGCCGTCGATCCCGACGTTCTGATCGCACCGCTCGTCGGCTTCGATCCGGCCAGATACCGCCTCGGCTATGGTGGGGGCTTCTATGACCGAACCATCGCGTCCAGACCGACGAAGCCGCTGGTCATTGGCGTCGGCTTTGCCCTTGCGCGGCTCGCGACAATCTACCCGCAGGCGCACGACGTTCCTATGGACATCATCGTGACAGAAGACGGTGTCTGGCCAGACACGGATCAACCCTGA
- a CDS encoding GntR family transcriptional regulator, protein MSTLDSFLADAVPACSESGLRALAYKAILGVIAELRIYDHPGELQLDECKLSGDLRVSRTPIREALTILEHQGFVRRRPRHGVFVVKKTRREIIEMVYACAALESMAVRLACAKATEAQLGALRASFRALYEADPTGGYHRYFEARWQFCRHAATLAQCAEILSMLNHLLLHLRSVHETIFRQSIDLAYLRAAYRAIIEALELRDAELASRLVLERGFRFAHDIESCGDCFGSPKAVA, encoded by the coding sequence GTGTCCACATTGGATAGCTTCTTAGCCGATGCGGTCCCGGCCTGTTCCGAATCGGGCCTGCGCGCTCTCGCCTATAAAGCTATACTGGGTGTGATCGCCGAATTGCGTATCTATGATCATCCCGGCGAGCTGCAGCTCGATGAGTGCAAACTTTCCGGGGATCTTAGGGTCAGCCGCACGCCCATCCGAGAGGCTCTGACGATCCTGGAACACCAGGGCTTCGTCCGTCGGCGGCCGCGACACGGTGTGTTCGTTGTCAAGAAAACCAGGCGTGAGATCATCGAGATGGTCTATGCCTGCGCTGCACTGGAGAGCATGGCGGTCCGGTTGGCATGCGCCAAAGCGACGGAGGCGCAGCTCGGCGCGCTTCGTGCGAGCTTCCGCGCCCTCTATGAGGCGGATCCGACAGGCGGATATCACCGCTACTTCGAGGCTCGTTGGCAGTTCTGCCGCCATGCCGCCACGCTCGCGCAATGCGCGGAGATCCTGTCTATGCTCAACCACCTCCTGCTGCATTTGCGGAGCGTTCACGAGACGATATTCCGCCAGAGCATCGACCTCGCATATCTGAGGGCCGCGTACAGGGCCATTATCGAAGCGCTGGAGCTGCGTGACGCCGAGCTTGCGAGCCGGCTCGTTCTCGAAAGAGGCTTCAGGTTTGCGCATGACATCGAGAGCTGCGGCGATTGTTTCGGATCTCCGAAAGCCGTGGCCTGA
- a CDS encoding thioesterase family protein, which produces MQDIPLGAKGSFAMLVRPPHLANQFKDTILPPVFATPMMILMMENAALNAIRQFLDPGESAVGTKVDVSHMAATPVGHRVRAEAEVVGVMGRQIHFRVAAWDEAEQIGAGTHERMVVDLERLGKRLVRQAARISIKCVGARLLLQVPFPEAGWRRSAILRHPGSLSRAEPDVRLGARSSHLARHRWP; this is translated from the coding sequence ATGCAGGATATCCCATTGGGCGCAAAGGGCAGCTTCGCCATGCTGGTCCGTCCCCCGCATCTGGCGAACCAGTTCAAGGACACCATCCTGCCGCCCGTCTTTGCGACACCGATGATGATCCTGATGATGGAAAACGCAGCGCTGAACGCCATCCGGCAATTCCTCGACCCCGGCGAGAGCGCCGTCGGTACGAAGGTCGACGTGAGCCATATGGCGGCGACCCCAGTCGGGCACCGAGTGAGAGCGGAGGCCGAGGTGGTCGGTGTGATGGGGCGTCAGATCCACTTCCGCGTTGCAGCCTGGGATGAGGCAGAGCAGATCGGAGCTGGGACGCACGAGCGGATGGTGGTCGACTTGGAGCGGCTCGGAAAACGTCTCGTCCGACAAGCGGCCCGCATCAGCATCAAGTGTGTAGGCGCCCGTCTGCTTTTGCAGGTGCCCTTCCCCGAAGCGGGCTGGCGGCGTTCGGCCATACTGCGTCACCCCGGATCGCTATCGCGCGCAGAACCGGACGTTCGGCTTGGCGCCCGTTCCAGCCATTTGGCACGTCATCGGTGGCCCTAG